In Salvia miltiorrhiza cultivar Shanhuang (shh) unplaced genomic scaffold, IMPLAD_Smil_shh original_scaffold_209, whole genome shotgun sequence, the following proteins share a genomic window:
- the LOC131003368 gene encoding uncharacterized protein LOC131003368 — MEGAPRGRGRGRGRGRGRGRGFVPEEPIPQVAPNRTAEEKFRKEKPPTFDGLGEPADAEKWVRAIERIFNYIRCDDEDKVACATYQLVDEADFWWESVRRTMTDEQWENFTWEEFKAELYEKYIPGCYRQKKQNEFWNLRQKTGTVTEYDRAFNQLSRYAPTLVDSDEKRAEKFRNGLRHEIAISLASQGDLTYAQTLSRALTIESLLPREKGKSPEQFGFVPSQDGSKGKRKWNEGTGGNIGNGKKPWTANQNQNQHQNPQPQAIVQTPCPKCQKLHPGECLKGMNVCYNCGEAGHYVSTCPKKGGGAPQQQNPGNQQRQNQGPRGNQNQPRYARAYALNQHRAAGDHGNLAG, encoded by the coding sequence ATGGAAGGTGCACCAAGAGGACGTGGTAGAGGGCGCGGACGTGGCCGTGGGCGCGGTAGGGGATTTGTACCCGAAGAGCCTATTCcacaagtagcaccaaatcgCACAGCCGAGGAAAAGTTTCGcaaggaaaaacctccaacgtttgatggaTTGGGCGAACCTGCGGATGCCGAGAAATGGGTTAGGGCAATAGAACGGATCTTCAACTACATCCGTTGTGACGATGAGGATAAAGTGGCATGCGCAACTTATCAGTTGGTGGACgaagctgacttttggtgggagtcAGTGAGGCGGACTATGACTGACGAACAGTGGGAGAATTTCACATGGGAAGAGTTCAAGGCTGAATTGTATGAGAAGTATATACCAGGATGTTACCGACAAAAGAAACAGAACGAGTTTTGGAATTTGAGACAGAAAACGGGAACTGTGACCGAGTATGATAGAGccttcaatcagctatcaagatatgctccgacgTTGGTGGACAGCGATGAGAAACGCGCAGAGAAGTTCAGAAACGGACTGCGTCACGAGATAGCGATTTCCCTAGCAAGTCAAGGGGATCTCACCTACGCGCAGACATTGAGCAGAGCCCTCACTATTGAGTCATTGTTGccaagggagaaaggaaaaTCCCCCGAACAGTTTGGATTTGTACCATCTCAAGATGGTAGTaagggaaagagaaaatggaatgaagggaCTGGTGGAAACattggaaatgggaagaaaccatggaCGGCAAATCAAAATCAGAATCAACATCAGAACCCACAACCTCAAGCAATAGTTCAAACTCCTTGCCCAAAATGTCAAAAACTCCATCCGGGAGAATGTCTGAAAGGAATGAACGTCTGCTATAACTGCGGAGAGGCCGGGCATTATGTCTCGACATGCCCAAAGAAGGGAGGAGGAGCACCCCAACAACAAAATCCTGGAAACCAACAACGACAAAACCAAGGTCCTAGAGGAAATCAGAACCAACCACGATacgctagggcctatgcccttaaccaacACCGAGCAGCAGGAGATCacggaaacctggcag